The stretch of DNA CAATGGCGAGTCGCTCTCACCTTCGGAGTATGTCTAATGAAGATCACCTCACTGTTCACCTGCGCCCTGCTGGCGCTTGCCGCCCCCGCTACGGCGGCTTTCGATCTAAAGATCACCGAGATGTGGATGGGCAACGAGCCCGGTTCCAATCTGACCGAGGACTGGGTCGAGATCACCAACATGGGTGACACCGCCTGGGTCGAAGCCGTCGATGGCGGCCTCTGGTTCGATGATGGCTCGTTCGACGCGTCCGCTGCCGACCCCATGTCGGGCATCCCTTCGATCGCTCCCGGCGAGGCGGTCATCTACGTGAATGGCGACGCGGCCGCCATCGATGAGTTCCTCAGCGTCTGGGGCCTCGCCGCCGGCAGCTTGCAAATCGGCATCCACGACGGATCGGGCCTCGGCCAGGGCGGTGACGGCGTTGCGATCTTCCGTTCGGTAGCGCAGCCGACCATCGACGACATCGTCGACGCCCAAGAGTACGACGACGCGTCGCTCAACGGCGGTCAGTCGTGGGACGTCCTCGTCGGCGGCTTCAGCACCATTGGCAACTCGTCCGGCGCGTTCCAGAGCGCTCTTTCCAACGACGAGGGCCAGTTCGCGATCGCCTCGCCCCCGGGCACGTTGGTTCCCGAACCGACCGCCGCGGTGCTGGGCATGATCGCCCTAGGGGCCTTCGCCGGCGCCCGTCGCAGCTAGTCGGTGCATTGAACGAGACACAAGGCCGGCGGCGTCACGCAGACGCCGCCGGCCTTTCTCCTTTCCAAACGGCAGGGTCGCATCGACCCTTGCCGCTGTCCTTCAACAACGAGCGGTGCGCCGGTGCGCTGGTATGTTACTCTCCTGGCTCTTACTGCCTTTCAAGCGATAGGCCAACCGATCGCGGCTCAGGCAGCGACGTTCCGCTTCGAGTCCTCGGCGGATCCAGCGAATGGCCAAGCCGTCGCCGCCAAGTCCGTCGAGGGCCGGACGATGTCGATAGCGGCGTCGCCCGCCGGGGCGGTGCTCGACTTTCGTCTTGGCGGACTCGGCGTCAACTCGCGCGGGATCGACGGCGCCACCGACCCCGAGATCGACAAATTCAATCTCTTGGGCGGCGGACTCGCCGATGAGTCGGAGTCGATCCAGTTCTCCTTCGACGCCCCGGGCGTGATCACGACGCTCGACTTCGATGGCGTCAAAGACGAGAGCTTTGAGTTCTTTCAGCTCACAACGCCCCGCAGCGGAGTGTGGTCGATCTTCGATTCTCAGATCGGCCTGCGGTTGATCGACATCACGCTGATCGACGAGCCCAACCTCACGCTTCTCACCGAAGCGGGGTCGCCCGACGACGACCTGTTTGGTATCGCCATTCCCTTCGCCGCCGGTGAGGTCTTCACGCTCACCTACCGCGAATACGCCCCCGATCCGAGCAACTACCAACCTGGGTTTGTGCCGGAAGCGCCCAACGGCGCCCGCTTCCAAGGGCTCGAAGTGACTTTCGTCCCCGAGCCTAGCGCCGGCCTGCTGCTCGCTTCCGTGGGCGGATTCGTCGCCGCACTCAGTCGTCGGCGCCTTCGCCGAAACGCTTGACCATCGCCGCGTCGAGCGGCAGATCGATGACGTTCTCATCGCCGCTGCGGATCGTTTGGCGGGTGGGGAAGGTCACCCGTGCGGCGCCGAGGAGTTGCGTCTTGGCGGCGTCGGAGCCGGCGCCCAGGACGGTGACCCAGTGCTCGGCGACGACGGCGCCGTCTTCGCTGCCGTAGGTGCTCACGGCGTACGAGCCGTCGGGCTGGATGTCGGCGAAGCCGGTCTTGCCGGCCTTGACCGAGCCGCTCGACACGGGGGCGAACATCAACCGGCCGCCGGCGAGTGGCTTGCCGTCAACGGTGACGACGCCGCGCACGGGGGCGACCTCGTAGTCGGGTCCCCCGCCGCAGCCGCCCACGACAAGCAGCGTCGTCAGGCACAAGAATCGCTTACACAACAATAACTTAGAAGTCACCGAACACTTCTCCGTCGCGGCGATCGCCGAGTAACTGATAAACGCGTTGGTCGAGGTCCTCGGTCAGGAAATGGACCGAGCCATCGACGAACCCAAAGAACGCGCCGCCGGGGTGCCAACTATACGAGCAGTCGTCCGATCCCGAGCCGCCGGGGAGGATAGCGAGCACTTCCGCCGACAAGGGGAACTGCAGCGATGAGCCGAGCCGGCAATTGATCACGTCCCGCGTCTTGAAGAGCACCGAGCCGTCCTCGAAGAACGCGCCGGCCCACGTCGGGAAGCTCGCGACATCAACGAAGTAGGCCGATTCGCCGATCGAGATCGTCTTGCTTGTGCCGTCGGTGACGTCGGTCATCCGGATGCGACTGACGGACTTCTTCTCGACGTTGTCGTTCAATACGCCGTCGCCGTTGTAATCGGCTGTCGTGCAGATCGTTGAACTACGCATCTCCTCGTAGCGGAGGAAGATGCCGTTGTCGCAGTAGCCCCGTGAGCCCTTGTAGTGGATCGTGCCGCCGCCGAAGCGTGGGTCCTTGCCCGGCGTTCCGGGGCTAAAGTAGGAAGTCTCGGGCATCGTTTCCGGCAGCGAGACCGAGGGGCATAGGAAGCCCGAGACAACGGTCTCAGTTCCTGGCAACGTTTCGATCCCCGCGAGCGCCGCCTGCACGAAGATGCCGGGCTTCCAGGGGTCGCCGTCGTGCGTTGGGAGGCCGTTGTTGACGAGGCGGTCGTAGCTCGGTTGCTCTTCAACGTACGGCAGGAGCTTCGACGGCCAGGCGAGGCCGTCCTCGGGATCGATGTTCGGGTCGGCCGCGGTTTCGGCGCCGTACAGGCCGCGCGGGAATTGCTGGAGAGTGTCGTGCGAGTTCTGTAGCGCCAGGCCGATCTGCTTGATGTTGTTCATGCACTGCGCCCGCCGTGCCGCCTCGCGCGCCGCTTGCACCGCGGGGAGGAGCAACGCGACGAGGATCCCGATGATCGCAATGACAACGAGCAACTCGACGAGTGTGAAGCCGCGCTTGATTGCTTGAAGCGACTTAAGGGATCGATTCATCGGTTCAAGAGCTCTCTGTCGAGGCGGTGGTCGGTAGACACGTCGCGATTGGACAGCCGCGAAGCCGGTGAGGTTAGGCGTTCGCCGCTGCGGGGCCAACCACTTTCACCGTTCCTTCACGAACTATTAACCAAAGGCACGTTGAACCCTCACAAAGCGGCCTTACGCTCTGCGTCCTTTCACACCTGTTCGCCCTGCACCGGTTGCAACCTCGAGTCGTCATGCGCTTTTTGATCACCAAGTCTTTCGCTCCAATAGCACTCCTGCTTGCG from Botrimarina mediterranea encodes:
- a CDS encoding DUF1559 domain-containing protein; the protein is MNRSLKSLQAIKRGFTLVELLVVIAIIGILVALLLPAVQAAREAARRAQCMNNIKQIGLALQNSHDTLQQFPRGLYGAETAADPNIDPEDGLAWPSKLLPYVEEQPSYDRLVNNGLPTHDGDPWKPGIFVQAALAGIETLPGTETVVSGFLCPSVSLPETMPETSYFSPGTPGKDPRFGGGTIHYKGSRGYCDNGIFLRYEEMRSSTICTTADYNGDGVLNDNVEKKSVSRIRMTDVTDGTSKTISIGESAYFVDVASFPTWAGAFFEDGSVLFKTRDVINCRLGSSLQFPLSAEVLAILPGGSGSDDCSYSWHPGGAFFGFVDGSVHFLTEDLDQRVYQLLGDRRDGEVFGDF
- a CDS encoding PEP-CTERM sorting domain-containing protein (PEP-CTERM proteins occur, often in large numbers, in the proteomes of bacteria that also encode an exosortase, a predicted intramembrane cysteine proteinase. The presence of a PEP-CTERM domain at a protein's C-terminus predicts cleavage within the sorting domain, followed by covalent anchoring to some some component of the (usually Gram-negative) cell surface. Many PEP-CTERM proteins exhibit an unusual sequence composition that includes large numbers of potential glycosylation sites. Expression of one such protein has been shown restore the ability of a bacterium to form floc, a type of biofilm.), whose amino-acid sequence is MRWYVTLLALTAFQAIGQPIAAQAATFRFESSADPANGQAVAAKSVEGRTMSIAASPAGAVLDFRLGGLGVNSRGIDGATDPEIDKFNLLGGGLADESESIQFSFDAPGVITTLDFDGVKDESFEFFQLTTPRSGVWSIFDSQIGLRLIDITLIDEPNLTLLTEAGSPDDDLFGIAIPFAAGEVFTLTYREYAPDPSNYQPGFVPEAPNGARFQGLEVTFVPEPSAGLLLASVGGFVAALSRRRLRRNA